The sequence below is a genomic window from Dioscorea cayenensis subsp. rotundata cultivar TDr96_F1 chromosome 6, TDr96_F1_v2_PseudoChromosome.rev07_lg8_w22 25.fasta, whole genome shotgun sequence.
caatgaagcggtgtggttgcaaagtgtagcttcgaccaaCTGAAACCGATTGTCCGATGTttgtataaatctagtcaaagctttctctaaatcgcTCATCAAAGTCTTTAAACCTTAAAACACGATTCTCAAtggtttggggcttgttgttgttcgAAACCCAGGGGTGCTATGGCCTTCTGCTGGCCTTGGTTGTTACTCCACGAAAAGTTGgggtggttcttccaacccggattgtaagtattgctataaaATCAACTtcctcaactgaagatgcatcgcCAATAGAAATAGGGTAATCggttggagcatgtcctcccccacaacCTGTGCAAGTAGTAACGGCCGCCAATCTATTacaagttagaagatctaacttcttgtTCAATGATTCCACATGGGCCGCTAAGgaagtgactgcatctatttcgTGAAGTCCGGcgacctttttcctttcccgtgcattccattgataactgttcatggccatgtcttctagtaattgtcgggcttcttccggggttttactccccattgtacctcctgcggtggCATCTAGCAaatgccttgtactcggattcaactcgttatagaaagtttgaatgatcacccattcgggaaatccgtgttgtgggcaccgcaagagatccttgaagCACTCCCATGTCACAAAtaatgattccaattccatctgcacaaaggatgatatctcattacaaagcttggccgacttccccagaagaaagtatctagcaaataaagcttcgaccatctcattccaagtcgtgatggacgcttttggttaggaatgaagccactgcttggcttttcccttgagagagaatgggaaagccctcaatctaatagcatcatctgatacaccgttaatcttcagcatatcacaaacttctaagaagttctctatattgttgtttggattctcatcggccaaaccattgaactgcccTCACTGCTGAATCATTTGTATGAATACCGGTTTTAGCTCAAAGTTTGGACCTGTAATTGAGGGTcgtacaatactcgattgtgtgcccaaaactgaggggtctagcataatcagaaagtgttcattgttgctcattctgttctgccatattatctgacccttgaCCTTCTACTTCAGCTCAGAttgactgttcttgtacaggttccttcccccttcttctaagtgttcgctcaagctcaagatctccttcaacaatttgtgaagggttcccttggtcataacctggagctgcaaccaaaaagaaaagaaaaatcagaatgatgatagaataagaaaatgtgaaatagaatgaatgatgaatagctaagaagcaaagtgcaaagtatctctaaacgcctactccccggcaacggtgccaaaaactagacaacgccccttgcgtgtgacccgcaagtgcacaggtttatcgaagtaataatcccaggtgagtggggtatcttatccacaaggagtagggaataagaatacttaaattcctacttaaccaagtgaaaatgaacaataattgtgttgataagatgtagtgtaaacaagaataaaagaaacaagaaagagaagcacaagtaaatgagagataaggcaatcgatataaatggggtactcggatattgttccgcctaggacaatcatttcaagtgcacaaccaactattatgcttcctcattaatgcattaatgagtcgtggaaatccttcaatacactgtccaaatctaaggtcaaccgtgactaactctatacgatgtcccggttgagaaatcgaacaatctcaacacctcacacttgtatagaattgcatggagttctagggattccaagtgataaaccctcttcctagatgtagacctaaccctttgatccaagtgagagatccctagtcacaattaagcctaggtgctaaaatcacttaaatACTTCagtccgttgcctttgcaactaagccccagtgggaggtcatcccttagcccctactatgaccgcaaagaactcgaggaaatggagatagaataaatcatgttgaaggggaaagggaacgctccgctacctctcgactcaccctctgaaccctctccaatctagatttgtctaactctcgtggtgtgtcacttactcacaagggttaccaaggtgaactctcaaccttagtgtcactctaaaggagcattcaatcaatcaaacattcaagattggaactcaattaaaacatcaattaaggaaagcataataaaaggtttaatgaaacaaatacatccgaggattcacaaatccaagtatccactagtggtgtttagctctccatggagctagttacaatcaacaatgaaatcgactgtaaaaacaagtaatccataaaaaaaaacccctcggtagttatgtcaatagtcttgtggagtggcctcgtctcctccaaagatccccttgtccagcacttcgccggatcgatgccgacgaaagctcccctaataaccttctttcaagtggagcgcgatgtcgaagccatagaacctctccaaaacccttgccaatacatctcaaaatcctagccgccgccctcatgaaagttggggaaaagatggagaaaagaatgctgaaatcctGCTGAAAAACGGCTTttaaaagggctagaatcgagcatccacacgcccctgtggatttttcgccagggcgtgggtaatttgctgctatagtaaattgctggATCGTTTACTAcggtgctctactacagtaccaTCCtgaaacactctcgaatccatgttttcatcgaggtaacataaacggacacatgtttacgtcgtagatcattttgcttctttaataaacggcCTCATTTTCGAagctcttgctatcaatgcaaaaatcgggatactcgaatgtgactacctttgtgcccctccaaatcattgtgttggcttgaatacaaggagttTGGCACATATTCTCTCATCTtcaacccgacttatgtcttcgcgtttgattcttcttaagatttcctccaaatgtgtgcattcacgatctacattggtttctttctttaacattcggcttcacaaccctatatgcatgaaagtaacacaaatgcacaagtattagtgctaaaacctgataaaagcaatgctcaacataaggaaagaatagttcgcattcttatcacataagcacttatcaactttgccttcatgtttgatttcatcCTTAGAAGCTAGAAGATTGGTGAGCAAGGGTTGTCTAGTGTTTATGGCCCATGTAGTGGATACAAGAGTTAAGGAGCCAGCTATATAAGAGATACCATTGGTGAATTAGTTCCCAGATGTGGTCCCCGAAGAACTGCTAGGTTTACCAccagagagagagatggagttTGCTATAGATTTACTACCTGGTACGGCTCCCATTTCTATACCACCCTACAGGATGGCACCAGTAGAAATGAGAGAATTGAAGACCCAGTTGCAAGATGTTGTGGACAAGGGCTTTATACGACCGAGTATATCACATTGGGGTTCATatgttctctttgtgaagaagatgGATAGATCTTTGATGTTGTGTATAGACTACAAAAAAACAATTTGGTgacaatcaagaacaagtacccATTGCCGCGGattgatgatttgtttgatcAGTTGAAAGGGGCAAAAGTGTTCTCCAAGATTGACTTGTTGTTTGGGTATCATTAGTTGAAGATTAAGTCAGAGGATGTCCCAAAGATGGCATTTCAGACCAGTTATGGCCATTATGAGTTTTTGAAGAATGCCATGAAGGTTCGAAGTTTTCTTGGACTTGCGGGTTATTATAGGAAATTTGTAGAAGGGTTTTCTTCAATTGCCTCGCCTTTGTCGAAGTTAACTCGCAATGAGGTGAAGTTCACTTGAAATGACGAATGTGAAAAGAGCTTTCAGACATTGAAAGATCGATTGACATTCGCCCTAGTGCTTCCTTTGCCAAAAAGTGGGAAGGAGTTTGTAGTGTTCTGTGATGCTTCTTGGTAAGGTTTAGGTTGTGTGTTGATGGAAGAAGTTTTGAACCCATGATATGGAGTTAGCAACTATGgttttttactttaaatatttggaggcattatcttTTTGGAGAAAGGTGTCAGATTTTCACAGACCATAAAAGCTTGAAGTATCTCTTCACTTAGAAGGAATTGAATTTGCGGTAGCGGAATGGTTTGAGTTGATAAAGGACTATGATTTGATCATAGACTACCATCTAGTAAAATCCAATGTGGTAGCTGATCCTTTGAGTAGGAAGTCCACTACTTCAGTGTCTTCTTTGAGGTTGCCTTATTTGTATTTGCTCTCAGTAATGAAGAAGTTGAGATGAGAACTTGAGACTTAAGATAGTGGAGCATTAGTGGCCAGTTTTGTAGTGAGACCTTTATAGATGGAGAGTATTAAGAAACTTCAGAGCACTGATGAAGAGTTAGtgcaagaaatacaaaactCACAAGTAGGGGAAACCAATGAGTTCAGACTAAGAGAAAATGGTATCTTAGAATTTTGAAGCCGTGTCTGTGTTCCAGCAGATTTAGAACGCGAGAAAGCTATCTTTGAAGAAGCTCATTCTTTAGCTTATGTAGTTTATCCAGGAAGTACCAAGATGTACAGAATAATGAAGGAGAACTATTGGTGGTTGATAAGTGcctgtgcgataagaatacgaagtgttctttccttgtgttgagcattacttttctctggttttaaccctaatatgtgtgtatttatgttactttcatgtaggtagggttgtaagACAGATTATGagataaagaagccaatgtgggttgtaatgcaccaatttggaggaaatcttgctaaggttcaaacgctaagacataggtcaggttcgagatgcgagaatgtgtgccaagctcctcgtattcgagttagaacaactatttggaggggtacaagggcagtcacattcaagcattccgacttgtgcatatagaacaagatctccaccaacatgttcgttattgaagaagcaaagtgatccatgacgtaaacgtgtgcccatttgcgttacctcgataaaagcatggattcgggagtatttcgggccagtCCTATAgtggggtactgtagcaagaatactataccagcactgtttacagccggctgagaaaataggaaaacagaaaatccacacgcctgtgtgaaaaatccacaaggccgctcgcacgggcgtgtggattcccggttccaaccctttaaaagccgatttcagccccgatttcagtattcttttctccatcttttccccaacttaagagagggatgcggctagggttttgagaggtattggctagggctttggtgaggttctacggctctgacatcgcgctccgttaggaagaaggttagtgggagagctttcgtcggcatcgatccggcgaggtgtatcctaggccggacaaagggacccttgcgacgaatagaggactctccacaagaccatcgccatgactaacgagggggttttctatggatgctttgtttttatattcgatttcattgattatgtcttgctccatggaaagctaaacccctagtgggtacttgggtatttgtgaaccataggatgtattcgtttcattgaacctctttattatgctttcaattaattgatgtttattttgagttccaattttggagacttgattgtatgaatgctcccctagagtgacactggtgttgagagttcttcttggcaactcttgtgagtgagtgacacaccatgaaagttagacaaaggtagattggagagggttgagagggtgagtcgagaggtagcggagtgtcccctttcctctccggtgtgatctatcctatctccacgttccaagagttttttgcggccataatagagtgaatgggcttaGGGAtaaccttctgctggggcttagttgcgagtgtaacgaagtgaagcgttgaagcgattttagcatttagggcttaattgtggctagggatctttcacctggaccaaagggctaggtctatacataggaatatgggttatcatttggaatccctagagctcattgcaattctatgcaagtgcgaggttgagaggttattcaatctttcctccgggacatgtatagagttaggcatggttgactttagatttgggatcatgtaataaaggatttccacgattgtcctaggcagatcaatatcagggtaccccatctttatcgattgccttaccttctcctttacttgtgccttctatcttgttgtttttattttcgttattttatattttgtcacacttatcactattcatcttccacattagttaagaaacaactcaagtgtctttattccctactctctgtagatacgatacccactcatttgggattattacttcgatacctgtgcacttgcggtttacatgcatatacggacgtgtcagtgGTCACGAATGAAGAGAGAGATAGCAAAGTTTGTGGCTAAGTGCCTGGTCTGTCAACAGGTAAAGGCCAAACACCAGAGGCCATCAGGAGTCGTACAACCTGTTCCAATCACAGAATGGAAATGGGACCATGTAAAAGATGGATTTTGTGGTTGGTTTACCACGAACTTCTCAATGTTTTAATGCAGTGTAGGTGATAATGGATAGGTTGACAAAGTCAGCACATTTCTTGGCAGTGCATACTAAGTACTCTTTAGAGAAATTGGCAAAGTTGTACATTGATGAGATAGTGGAGTTGCATAGAGTGCCAGTGTCGATTGTTTTAAATTGAGACCCCAGATTCACTTCTCATTTTTGGCCAAGGTTTCAAGAGGCTCTAGGTACAACTTTGATGTTTTGCATTGCTTACCACCCTCAGACGGATGGACAGTCCGAAAGGACCATTCAGACCCTTGAGGATATATGGAGGGCTTGTGTTATAGATTTCCAAGGGAGTTGCGATCAAAATATAGCATTGGTGGAGTTCGCCTACAACAATAGCTTTCAAGCAAGTATTGGTATGGTTCCATATGAAGCTTCGTGATGAGTGTAACTCATATCTCATTTTCTTATTCATTCCTAATTGGGGAGCTCGAAGCAATTAGGAATGAATCAGGATACCAAACCAGCGAAGATTGGagaaattgctaagtgttcaagctcagttCGGGAAGAGCACAGTCGTGCTATGTCCCCTTGAATATCCCAGCCTCATGACGACGAAGTAATAAAGCTTGCAGGGGGTGTCACCAGTCGTGCTTCTCCCCCTAGAAATCTTAGGCTGGAGGTATTTTCTGATCAACAATGGAAGCACGCTCCGGATGCTCTTAGCACGATTACACTTAAGCAGAAGAAGGTCTAAGCACGATTATGCTTCCTTCCACTAAAGATTCCAGGGGAGCACTTAGTTgattcagtcaaaaccctactACGgaaacacggtctaagcacgatcATTCTTAGCCCGTGTCGAGCTCGAAGAATGCCCTTTTTAACTgcaatttctagggtttgctctcatctttgttcgagGATTCTTATCTCCACCTGGAGGACTTTGAGGAGagtgaagatcaggcttcagcacaccttctaaggggatcaaggacgagttggaggcacaagaaaagtggggttagcatataGAGCTCAGCGAGGAAGATTATCTTGAGAAGAAGgtagtcatgtcttctttctctagttctttatctttgttttcctcgttgtatttatttatgaggggctaaccatccacggtgATACATGGATGTGAACCATGTTGTTTtgtatactttgactacttgactTTAAtgtttacggagttcttttggtttcttgtgttaatcttatgtttgcataaattgatgtgtttgaaatacacagttgcttaggtaatctagttatcttagcaaaactGGGTGTATTTAataaccatagatgcaacattgctcttgagcacacacttgagccatagaatgtacctggtaggctttagggccaagtcagcatgctataactcataggaatcatcccaggGCATTactattttgttgttgaaattTCAATCCTAACCCCCTGCCACTACCATCATTTCTTTCCTTTGTTGTTTGCTTTTTAATTCAACCTCAATCTAATCTTTATTTTACTGAACATCggaagataaattagtactttaagtccagtccctatggttcgacaacCTTAACCCTCACGGGGTACTACATTACTACTTGTGTACGACTTGTATACTAGTGGAGAACACATCACTTCGTATGGAAGAAAGTGTAGAACTCCTCTTTGTTTGGGATGAAGTGGGAGAAAGGAAGCTTCAGAGTGTGGAATTGATTGATCGAACTGTTGAGTTGTGAAAGTGTTTAAAGATAGATTGAAAACAGCTTACGACAGGCAAAATAGCTATGCTGACAGCCATAGAAGATTCTTGGAGTTTGAGGTTGGGGACAAAGTATTCTTGAAAATCTCTCCATGGAAAGGTAATTTGGTTTTGAGGCAGGGGAAAGTTGAATCCCTGATAATAGGTCCAGTTTTGATCTTAGAGAGGATTAGACCAGTAGGATATCGATTAGAGATACAGCCTGAGTTGAAGAAGATTCATAATGTGTTATATGTTTCCATGTTGAAGAAGTATGTCCCGAAACTTCTCATTATCTTGAAGCACCACCAGTAgagttaagagaaaatttgaagtttgaagtGCAACCGGTGAAGATTTTTGATCTCCAAGTCAAAACTCTTCGGCGAAAGAACATTCCTATGGTAAATGTTCTTTGGAGGAATGATGTTGTAGAAGAGATAacttgtgaagaagaagaaacgtTGAAGAGAAAATACCCTCTATCATTTGAATTGCGAGGTATACCAAAATTTCAAGGCCGAAATTTCTTTAAGGGGGTTTTTCCTACTTCTCTTGCGTTTTTTTTCTTGAGTGTAACTTGTGTGTTTAATTTCCTTCGAGTGTCCTCTTGTGTTAGGACCTTAGTGGAGGTTTTTTGGGAGGTTAAAATGATGGGGGAACGCTTTTAAAAAGGGTAAAGCAAGGCAGAAGCCTTGTGGGTACTTGGTGTACCCGCAAAGGTCTATTTTAGGGGTGTCACGGCCTCCCTTACATGCAAGAAAGCCCGTGAAGCCATCCAGAGAAGCCTCACGGCCTCTCTTGTGGGAAAGGGAGCCTGTGAAGCCTTCCAGAGAGGCCTCACTGCCTCCCTTGTGGCCGTAAGGTAACCCGTGAAGCCTCACGAGCCTTGGCCCATTTAAGGGTCTTCTTGGAGCTTCTAGGCTCTTCTTGAGCCCTTCTTTCTCtccttcatcttcctcctctagTTGCATTAATTtcttctctccaaacccctcATCCTTGACCtccaaacaaagaaagaagtgTAGATTTCTTCTCCTTTCATGAAGAAGAGCTTGCTTAGGGTGTAGAGAAGCTTGGTGGTAAGTCTGTTGGTGAGTGGGATTTAGGAAGCactctaataagaagatataacaagaatgaaCACTGGATGTGTTTAGCtcaccaagtttgtgagtgggatttactaaattatggactacAAATCATGtatgtttctaatatttaaattgcttGCCTTCAAGTGATAAACTTCTTATTGctaaaactcttgaaatgttcTTCCATGGGATCTAGAAATCCTGATGATTTAAGACTTGGGTTATTCCATGAATATTtgtaaagtatatatatatatatattgtgggtTGGAAacactatatttttaaatatatgtttcaAATAGTATATTTTCAAGAGACTTGATGTTCTTGTTAGGATGACCAAAGAGCCATGTGTAAACCAAATTGAATTTCATTATAatgatgctatatttgaagtatattttcaaaggatgctcttgtatgatgttcttgatgaaaatgttttcattgaagatgttataatcaCTCTTAGAGTGAAAGTTGCATATGTGAAAACTTATGATCTCTTAATGAGACTTATGCTATCATGTGGGTGTTTATACTGAGCCTAGGGGttggattgttatttaaatgttttgatggtgacatgggtgATCACCAATATTTACTGCAGTAAGAGTTAGAGTTTCTACGGGCTGACTTAATTGGAGTGGCGTGGAGTACTCAGATGGGGTATCACCCTTTTTGATAGAAACGTGCCCAAAACTAACAAAGAGAGTCATGATCCCCTTCAAGTCACAATTGGACCAATCACACGAGGTCGGGCTTAGAAATTCAAGGAGGCTCTTGCTGGATTCATTCAAGAGGTTCAACTCAAACAAGATTACAAGCTCatcatcaatgaagaacaaagtTTGGTCCACATCATTAAAGCTATCATCAATTTGCTATTATCATTAAAACTCACCATCAATGCTTCTCATACTTCAATGCTTTGGAAAAAGAAGAGTGGTTAATTTGTGATTGTCCCAAAGCATGCATGAGTATTTAATGTTTCTTGTTACAAAGCATGCATGAGTATTTAATGTTTCTTCTTTCTAAGCATGCATGAGTTTAATATTTGGAGTTTAATGCTTGATATTTCTTGTAATAGTCTATATAAGGGCTGAACTATGGAATTAAAAGGACTTTTGGCTGATTATTAAAAAGTGAGAGAAATCTCTTTGGTTCTTCAAAGAACTATCGAACTTATTAGGTTTGTCCTGTGGCGTTCATCTTGACTTATCAAACGATCTCCCACTCCCGTTTGTGGCATCCTCACTATACCCAAGTTCTTGCTTTTCTATAAGCAACGGGTCGCGGTACTTCTCCCTTAAACCTGAAGGTAGAACGATCGTTTGGGCTGATCTTGTTACGGGTTTCGTCAAGTTCTTCACAGGTTCGTATCAGTTGGTATTAGAGCTTAGTTTGCATTCTCAAGTTTACTTATCTTAGTTATCGTTCTTTGATCTTCCAGTTATTTCCTTCCTTATCCTTTCGAAGTGTTTATTATTCCTGTTGAAGTACCTTTGAGGGAAAGTTTGGAAAAATAAACGTCTATAATACTTTTCTCGCagttcttttaattaaaaaaaacaaccttaatcctttcttcACATGCCTTTGCTTGGAGTAAGTCATTGTCTTCTCTTtcacaatcatttttttttcacatcacCCTTTGCTTTCTCTAGACCGTACTATAGGCTCTTGTGTGAATTGTTGCTTGACCTTTctgatttgagtttgattagtTCATTAAGAACCAATAGAGAGATCTGTGAGTATTTCATTAGTTGAGTGCCACAAAAAAATCTCATGGCTCAAAACAATGAGAAAAGTCCTTCGGAGGGTGTTGATCCAAAGTTATTCATGGAGGCTATGGGAGAGATGTGGCGTTTGATGAGGCA
It includes:
- the LOC120263109 gene encoding uncharacterized protein LOC120263109: MAFQTSYGHYEFLKNAMKVRSFLGLAGYYRKFVEGFSSIASPLSKLTRNEVKAKHQRPSGVVQPVPITEWKWDHVIMDRLTKSAHFLAVHTKYSLEKLAKLYIDEIVELHRVPVSITDGQSERTIQTLEDIWRACVIDFQGSCDQNIALVEFAYNNSFQASIAYDRQNSYADSHRRFLEFEVGDKVFLKISPWKGNLVLRQGKVESLIIGPVLILERIRPVGYRLEIQPELKKIHNVLYVSMLKKYVPKLLIILKHHQ